The stretch of DNA TTTCATTGACTTACTCGTTTCGCTTTTCAGTATCCGCGGTGGCATTTTGTATGTTTTTGCCACAAACGTTATGCTACAGTATCTGAGAACTCTAACTTGTTCAGTTAAGCTACAATAAACAGGCTCTAAAATTATCAGGTTTATACCCGTGTAACGAAGTTAACCTTTTTTGCTTTACAAAGCAATTTTTGCGGGATTACTTAAAGTGGCAGGTGCAATGCAGGTAATAGAACGACGAAGATATATTCGCCAACAAAAATGATAGGAATTAAAACAACTAGCGTACCGAATTAATAAAATTTTTATGACTATCCGTGATCATTACTATTCAATATCAGACTGCCTGTCATTCCTGCGAATGCAGGAATCCATTTCTTCAACTAGATTCCGGGTCTTCGCCCGGAATGACAATGGATTCAGTTTTTCATATAGTTGTATTTGCGGACACTCATAAAAAAATTTATTGTAGAAAAAATCATCCTATTAATAATTTATTGGATTAATAGGATGATAATTCAATTTTCTAATCCTTAAAAGGAAAAACAGTTTCTGGAATTTTAGAGAAAGTTATTTTGATTTTTTTAGTTACTTACTTCTCTACAACATACCCAGTAAATAATGAGACCTGGGAATTCTTTTAATATATCGCTAAGTAGCAGAGGATTATTCTCACTATAATTTTTCAAATCCTTAAGTAATCTACCCGTTTTAACCTCAAAAATTCCACAGGTTTCTTTAAACTCTTCAGCAAACCAGCATGAATAATCATAAGTTTTTTCATTCGGGTTAACACTTTCTACGACTGTTCCTCCTGGTTCATTACTTTGCTTAAGATGATTTAGAATTTTATAACCGGTTTTATTGGGCAAAATAACCCCATCATTAACAAAATAAACTATTTTGCCCTTTTTGAGTTCTAGGTCTTTCTGCTGATTAGACCATCTTCCGCCATGTGCGGATACAATAACATTGTACATATTTACCTCCTTTTTTAATTAAATTAATATATTTATAAAGCATACTATCCCACTGGAATCTTAAACTTTAATGGAATTTTGCGTTGCTGATTGTTTATGAATTTGTGTTATTGATTCGATACTAAGCCTCAACATTTTCCTTTGCCTTATTTTGAAGCATAAAGGTTTTCTCAGGATTTTTCTCTTGTAAAAGATTGATGAATAGGGTTGTTAATGCATCATTTTTTACATTCGCATCTACGGACTTCTTTTCAACCTGCATTACCATAAAAACTGCCCGTGGCAATGATTCTATACCAAACTCTTTACTTGAACTTATTTTTTTAATGTGTGGTTCAAGTTCCTTCATGGCAATTTTCATCAATTCATCCTTAAACGGCATGTTCATGTTTCCTGATAGTAAATCTTTGATTTTTACATGTACTGGGCCAAAGGTGATTTCCTTGTCTAGTATCTTATGGATAACATCCAGCTCATCGGTTAGCTCTTTAAGCTCATTTATCTTCTCAATAATGGGCTCAATTAAATCAAGTATTCTCTTACAGTAGGTATTGATTTCTTTTAGGGTTGTAAAAATAGGCTCAACCATTTCATTTATTTCTGCAATATACCTGTTGGGCTCCTTAAGCAATCCATTTAGTTTTCCACTTAGCTCTTCAATCTTTGAAAGTTGTGAGTTCTTATACCTTGAGTCGCTCAACTTTTTGTTAGAAAGTAAGGTCTTCTCAAGTTTTATTAACTCTTGCTCAATGAACCTCTGAAGTTTAATGAGAGGTTCTGCAAAACGGGCTAACTTCTTTCTTATCTGCCCAAGCTTTTCACGCTGAGGCTTTATTTGTTTCTCAATACTGCTAACCTGACGGCTGATTTGATTAACAGTTTGTTTTACCTGTTTAACAATGGGTTCCAACACTTGGCATGCCTGCCCAACGTATGGCACAGGTTGTAAGGCCAACAGTGCTGCATCCAACGCATCTAAAGCGAGATCCAACTCCTGAAGTTTTTCGTCGAGCACACGCGAAACATCTAGCAAGTCTTCAGTTGATTTCATCATGCGAAGAAGAATCTCCAGTTGAGAGGTGATAACCCCAGTATTTTCGATTAAGCACCTGAAATTGTGCAATAGCTTTTTTATTTCAGGGAGATTAGGTTTGTCTGGCATATTGTTGTCTCTTTATAAGTTTAGGTTCAAAATCCAATCTGATTGATAGCACTTATACATCACAAAGTGTTAAGTTTTCTTTAGATTTTCTCCGTTGGGATGCCAATACATTTAAGAGAATTTTTCAAATTAGTAATACCCCATAAGTGGCATTTATCTTTTTGCACAATATCAACGCAGTCGTTATTTTTATTGCCTCCAATCTTGAATGAAAAGATAACTTTGGAAATATTTGGGCATAGATTGTTGAAAGCAATTAGATGTATTTTTGATACAAAATAATCCATGTACCCCCTGTTATTCATTTCGATATTATATAAATTAACTATTTCCTTCCTATCGCATACCAACTTTTTACCTATCTTAAATCTCTCAACGATATACTTAGAAAAAGATTCAATAACTATTTTATCATCCAGAGGAGAAATTGCAATTTGAACCCCATTACCGTTAAGAAATTTTGTGCATAAGTGTCCCAGAATTGGAAACATAAAACCATACTGCTTATTCTTCCGATCTACTGCACTTCCATGAACACCTGGTAGGAATTCGCGCTGGAAGCTAACAAAACTTGAAGTGTTTGATATATAAGATACTGGAAAATGCAGAGCAGTTTCATTAATCATTAAAATCTCTAAAACATTTTTAACACATGTTGTATTAAGTGTATAGTATGATTCAAGAGGGCCATTACAAGGATCGATGAGTATTAAGTTAATTTTAATATTCACGTTTTTTTCTTTATACTCTTTTTCTAAAATATTGGCGCAGACAGTACATGTTATAGCACCCCTACTCCAACCAACAAGATTAAAGGTTGTATCCTCTAAAAAAGAATCAGTTGTGAGTTTGTAAGCAACAAAGGCTGTCTGAAAAATATCATTTCCTGCATATGCAACTGCACCTATCTTTTTTAATGCTCCTTCTAACCCTGTAGAGTATTTTTTTATTAATGATTTATTTTTCTCGGTTGCTATACCAGGTATACTAAGTTTAAGTCCGTTAGTATTCTTGGATAGGATTGTTATTAAATTATTCTCAGCAGTATTGTCATGTAAGGTTCCATGAAAGAAAATAGTTACTGTTTTCATCTGTAAAGGAGTTTAGCATGCTAGCTAAAAGCATGTTGATTTATTATTTTCGACACTTTTTTATTAAAAGAAACACCCATGTTTTGTTTATCCGAGATGAACCAACAACTTAAGCGGATGGATTAATTACATGAGTGTTTCATATTTACAATTACTTAATTTTATTGTAAAGGGCATCAAGGAATAGTTTTGCTAAATCAGAATAGTCTGGATCTTTAATTTGAGTACAACCATAATCTGATGTTCTAAACTTATGTAGTTCCTTATTTTTTCCAGGTGTCAAACTAAAATGGAAGTATCTTAATTTTCCATCTTTGTAGTCCTCCGTTGTTTCAGATTCCACCTGAATAGTAAAATGAGGAATTTTGTTTTTTGTATCTGCTTTGTGAAGTATCAGCTTATCAATTCCACCTCCTTTAACAAGAATATTACTATCGTTATTTAAATAAAAAATAATATACCCATTATTTGAAAGGCTTCCATCACAAGTCCAAGTATGCGTGGTATCCGTTTGTGCTAGATTTATTATTGTTGTTTTGTTCAACAGTTTTGCAAGCATTTTAATCGTTATTTTCATTTTCTAAAGCATTAAATGTTAATGTTTTACAAATAACTCAATTTGATGTTTGGTAACAGCCAAACAGGCTATAGCTATTTATTATTGACGATTTTATGTATTTCATTATAAGCCATATCCACATCGTGGATATTGTTATAACTCTTTATGTTTTTTAAAGGTATTAATCCACTCGGATAGTTAATTTCAGTACCATCAAGACTATATGCTTGAAAATCCTTATAGTTCATTCTTTGGGCAAAACCAGATTTTGAACATAACTTCTGCTCGTGGTCAGCCAAATTCCACTCTTCAATTAGCTCTGTGTTTCCCTCCTTAATGCATTTTACATATTCTTTGTTTTTTGTCACATAGTGAACAGCATGTCCCAGCTCATGAGCAAGCACCATCCATGATGGCATCTCCGCCTTGTAGTACTTGGTCGAATTTTTATCGTTATTTTCTCTACCATAGTATTTAAAGTTGACGAATGGATCCCACAGGATAGTTGGTTTTTCAACATTACAATCTTTGTCATCAATAGATAGTGTTTCTTCCTTAACCAAAAATTCGCCAGCAGCTCCTTTGTAACAAACTAGTTCTATTTCTACATCCTTCAATGTCTTTAGTATAAACTTCCCTGTTTCAAGCTTATCCATCTCCTTTAACGCTTCCACTAAAATCTGATCGTAATGTTTTTTGTCACTGATTTTTTTAAGATTTCCATTCATTTTTCCAAAAAGGAATAATCTGCTATGATTATTAAAACTTTTTGCAACATCAATTTGGCTGTTTATTGGTCTAATTGTAAGTTTCATAATTTTAAAATTTTTATTTGTTAGTAACTTATGTTCTTTTTAGCATTTTCAAACTCCTGTATGGAGTGGTCAAAGTTCTTTAAAGCTTCTATCCCCTTTTTTGACTGTGAAGTATCTATATTTAGCTCTATCTGGCAGTTAACATTAAGGCATTTATGGGGTTGACCCATTAGCAGCTGCATCATATTAACGGGAATTGGGAAACCACATTCGGGGCAAGGGATTGTTTTTGCTTCGCGAAAACTATTTGATTGTGACATATTATTAAAGATTTTTTGGGTTAAGATTCTTCAATTTGAAATGAGATGGCATTACCCGCCGAAAATTCGTTGTTGCTTGTTGATACTTTTATCAATGCCGATTTCGCATTTAAAGGAGCTATGAATTTTATCCAGATTCTGATGCAACCGTTTTCATCTGTTTTAGAGTTGGCATACTCATCCTCGTATTTTATTGTAAAATCGGACAGCGTTTTTTTATCAACGATAATGCTCAAGTGTTCCTTTAAAAGCATTATGTTGCTAATCGGATTATTCTCATGATTAAATACCTGTACAAGAAGATCAACATTTACTTTACGATCTTCGTCCAAAATCAGTTTGTTGCGCGATGAGCTTAGGTTTATGTAGCCAACAGGAAGCAAAGCATTTTGATTCGATTCAGAAAGGGCAGATGTACCATCGTCCATTACCTGAAAAAGTTTTGTTAACCCATTAGGAATATCTGCTTGCTCAACCTTAATTTTTACGCTCATCTGCGTATCCTTATTCTCCTTTTCTTTGCTAGTAATTGCAGCCCTAAACTTGTAGTCTTTTGAAACAGGATCGTTGCCGTTATTCTTTTTCTCGTACTCCGACAATTTTTCGTAGTGTATATTCAAATCAAAATCGACCTGAGCTTCTTTAATTTGCAGGTTAGGAATTGGAATTAACGATAGCAGAGGAATTTTCACCTCCACCTTTTGTCCACTTCCTGGCCTTATATAGTAAAAAGTAAATTGCTCCAACTCATTGCTATTCGGTTTAAATCCATACTTTCGGATAAAGTCGATAGTTGACTCATGAGCAATCCTCTCTGCCTGCAACATAGCATTTAGTGGTGCAGAGATAAATTCGTAAATTTCTACATATCTGTTTTCCATGTTTTAGGGGAGGTATTAGACAAAAAAGTCGTTATCATGACTACTAGCCGTTAAAGGCCCATTGGATCTTACCGAAGAACCGGTATCCAAAGGATTATCTTTATCCTCTTTCTTTTTCCAGTAGTGTTTTTCGATAGCTGTTACAAACTTAATTTCGGAGGTTACCATGTTTTGAAGTTTTTCCGATGATAGTTCCACATCCATTTCTGAGGCGTTTGCTGTATTTCTTAATGAGTAGATTTCATCATTGATATTTATCAACGCTTTTTTAATCGCAATTTTCAGACTCTTTGGTAGTTCATCTTTATCCAGTTCCTTTATTTCGCGGGTTCCCTTCAAAAAATCTTTTACACTAGAAGCAATTTTATCGGCTATTACCTGAATACCATCAACTCTTTCAAAGTTGTTGATATTCTCTTTAATCAGCAGATCGAGTTCTTCGGACAAATCGTTAAAAGATTTTATTTTAGTTAACGCTTCAATCTTATCAAGTATAATTTTTATGGCGTTCTGAATAGTATCACCCGAAAGGCATTTTCTTGAATAATTTGTAGGATTAAATGCGAATTTCAGGTTTACTTCCACAGTCTTTAGCTCAGCACGAGGCATAGGAAATGCTTTTAGCAGAGGATCGTCCTTATAAATCATAGCTAAATCTTTTACAAACTCATTGGTATTATGCCCTGCTTGCGTTACACTCTTAAGTATTTCACCAATTATATTCTCAAGTTTTGCCATATTGTTATTTTTTTTAAAAACCGGTACAACCGTTTGTACCGGTTTTAATTGTTACTAATCTTTTAGGATTTAGCTAAATATTTTATTTGGAGTTTAACCTGCCATCAAATATTATAAACTATTAGGCTTTTTTCACCTTAATTGAAAACTCCTGACTAGATAAAGTCTGGATTTCGGAAGTAAGTTGAAAAACAATGTCCTTTTCGTAATTTTCTGTGCCTGTGTCCTTAAGAATTTTCATTACTAGAGGTAACTCGCCTTGGTTATTACTATCACTTGTTGGTAACTCGACTCCTGTATTAACAATTTCAGTAAAAGTATCACCCACCTTAAGCTGTGCCTTTACAACTGCATCCTTGAAACTAATTTTTAGTTTTTTACCTGCAATTGGAAGCTTTTCACCATTTAACAATTTAGCTTTAAGTGTAAACTCTCTGTCCTCAGTTAATACTTTTACATCAGTAGGAGGACCCTGAATAAAGGTAATACTACCTCCTGCAGGCGTAGAATCAATACTTTCATGGAGTATTTGCAGTACCGTAGCCATGCCTTTAGGCATATCGTCCTGAACAGCGTGGACTGA from Bacteroidales bacterium encodes:
- a CDS encoding DUF2589 domain-containing protein; the protein is MENRYVEIYEFISAPLNAMLQAERIAHESTIDFIRKYGFKPNSNELEQFTFYYIRPGSGQKVEVKIPLLSLIPIPNLQIKEAQVDFDLNIHYEKLSEYEKKNNGNDPVSKDYKFRAAITSKEKENKDTQMSVKIKVEQADIPNGLTKLFQVMDDGTSALSESNQNALLPVGYINLSSSRNKLILDEDRKVNVDLLVQVFNHENNPISNIMLLKEHLSIIVDKKTLSDFTIKYEDEYANSKTDENGCIRIWIKFIAPLNAKSALIKVSTSNNEFSAGNAISFQIEES